In the Candida orthopsilosis Co 90-125, chromosome 7 draft sequence genome, CAGGCTGCTAAAGTTCCCAGGTTTGACAAGAGGGATGATctgattgattttgatgacaCCGAGGTCAGATACACTGCTGATTTAAAAATTGGTTCCAGTAAAGAGTCAGTTACCGTTATGATCGACACTGGTAGTCTGAGATTAAACGTTCCTGGTCCGGGGGCAAAATGTCTTGTAACTGCAACATGCCCTGCGGGTACTGTTTTCCACCCAGATTAGTCAAACACTTTTCACAACCTGAGTGTTCCATACGTTTCATATTACGGAAGCGGTGAAACCTCAGTAAAGGGATACACAGTCCACGACAATATCTTTTTTGacaatggtgatgaaattcctcagtttgaatttgacgTGGCTAACTCCACTTCTTTTGAGATGGGTTGGTTTGGTGTTAGATACCAGTCTAATCCTAACGCAAGTTACGTAGTTGCTGCTAAGAATGCGGGTTTGGTGGACCATGCTGGGTTTTCGTTGTACTTGGGTCCAGATGATAAGACCGGTACCTTCCTCGTGGGTGGAGTTGACAAGGCCAAATACGAAGGAGAATTGGCATTCTATGACACTGACTATTTCTTTCAAGGTAAATCCATAACAACAGCAAATGGCAcagttttgaattttccaAACGAACTGGCATTGGATACGGGTAGTGCTGGTTTGATTTTAGATCCACCTATCGTTGAGCAAATATTCAAAGAGGTCAGTGATAAGAATGGAAAGATCTCCTGCGGTATAGCTTTGAATGGGGATAAGTCTTTTACTTTCGACCTTGGACAAGGAGTTAAAATTGATGTACCTTATTCAGATGCTTTCTACTGGAATTCGGATAAGACCAAATGCAACACTCGGATTGAAAAGACAGGACACCACGGTGCAACCCAGAATGTGGGAATTCCGCTTATTAAGCATATTTACCTAGCTCACAATTATGACACAGGAAAACTTGGTGTAGCTCCAGTGAAGCACACTGATGAGAgcaacattgttgatttttggTTCTGATTAACTTATGAGTTGTTTAGTTTGTCTTCGTAACACGTTCGACTAATAAAATATTACTTATAGTATTAATGATGGAAGTTCTATCAAGCCTTCTTCAAACAATCCACACATCTCCAACTTCTcccattttctttttagcCGTGAAAAGCAATCATGCCTTTACAAATAGAGAGTATTTACCACTTCATTAAATGCACCACGTGTATTTGGCAATGTCAATACCCTATAAACAAATCCCTTTTAATATTTGGTCTTTACAGACTCAAGATCATCGACCACATCATATTCAAATTCCTCTTCTCCAACAAGTGTTTCAACATCCTCCATTTTTAAATATGCTTTTTCTGGGGGTGGCAAGGTACTTGCTTCAATGAAAGTGGCTTCTTCATAATTGTAACCGGAAGTTTGAACCCTGTTCCTATCAACGAGatattgttgctgttgagACAGTTTCTTGGGGGAGCTTTCGAAAATGCGAATATAAACAAGATACAAACAGATCAAACCAATCGATACCAATATTATTGGAACTACTACACTTGCAAGGCTTTCCAGCTCGTTTAGTGGCGAATCTGTCAATGTGCCATTCTTCAATGCAGTTGAATTAGTCTCCAAAAGCAAAGACTTGCTGGGGCCTGTACCATAATTTGACGTTGCTGCTCCACTTCTGGAGCTAAAGATGAAGGATGTATCACTTCTGGTTGCACCCTCATTTTCGTCATCATCTGAATTGCTCAATCTTGCGAGTAAAACAAATGGTATAGATAAAACGAGACCCATTGTTAATTTGAAGACTTGATGTTAAAAATGTATTTACAAATCGGTTGCAAATGTGAAAGCTGAATAGcataatatatatatatatctcCATTTCCTACAATCTTTCGTTAATATGGTGTAGCATCGCACCCTGCAAGATAATGCAATTGGATATGCATTTTTGGGTGCAAAAATAAAAGGATAAAGATAAAGAAAGTCAAGCTCGCAATTATAGGAAAGTATAATCTCTATAAAACTCGAAGTTCTTACCGAAGGTTCTTTTTAATGAACTAATGGCTTTGGAACAACCTTGGAATCAGGATCAGCTTCTCTGGTTTCACCATATTCAGGGTAAGTATTATACCCATAATCGAACGTGGTATAAAAGGTAGATCTATCATAGTCATTCAAATCTTGGCCGTGTTTGATTCTTTGTGGAAGATCTGGATTAGCGATAAAATGTCTGCCGAAACCAACTAATGTACGATCATTAGCGTCGGCATCttgaagaatttttttCCATCCATCGTTTTTATCTTCGGTATAGTTTCCTCCTTTCAAAATTACCCCCTTCCATAAATCATAAAAGTAGTTGACATTTGCTGGTGATTGGACATCATCGGCATCGTAAACTCCATCAACTAAATCAATAAATGCCAATTCATGTCCTTCATCGGCCCgtttttgtaattctttGAGGATGTAGGTGTAGTCCTCTTTACTTGAAGGATTGATGCCAGGTTCCTGAAATACATTCGCTGGTGAAAATCTAACACCTACTCTTTGTGCATCTGccactttgaaaatattgtcaaatgtttccaaaatgaaCCTGGCtctattttcaattgggCCTCCGTACTTGTCAGTCCTGGTATTGATCTTTGGATTTAAGAACTGACTAGCAATGTATCCATTGGCAAAG is a window encoding:
- a CDS encoding Ebp7 NADPH oxidoreductase yields the protein MTKAAIQSSNLFKPIKVGNTVVQHRIAHLPTTRNRAHPGDHIPTDLEKKYYTDRAKSGALLITEATIVTPKLGWYPNVPGIWDEKQALGWKEVVDSVHAVGGKIAVQLWGLGRVASGALLKTKGYDFVGVSDVYEHEKSEKEAIEAGNPLRPLTTEEVEELIQKDYPNAVKLALDVAGFDFVELHFANGYIASQFLNPKINTRTDKYGGPIENRARFILETFDNIFKVADAQRVGVRFSPANVFQEPGINPSSKEDYTYILKELQKRADEGHELAFIDLVDGVYDADDVQSPANVNYFYDLWKGVILKGGNYTEDKNDGWKKILQDADANDRTLVGFGRHFIANPDLPQRIKHGQDLNDYDRSTFYTTFDYGYNTYPEYGETREADPDSKVVPKPLVH